Proteins co-encoded in one Ruegeria pomeroyi DSS-3 genomic window:
- a CDS encoding IclR family transcriptional regulator has translation MADDGEREGAIPTNLRLLLVLEAMAEAGVPVTPTEVNERLGLPKPTIHRLFTTLENEGFIQREIDGRGYSPGRRMRKMSTGILSSLRIRTARIAILSKLAEEIGETSNIAIPDRDAMVYLDRVETKWPLRIQLPVGTRVPFYCTASGKMYLSSLDRRHLRNYALSAQLDPHTKRTITDPEALIDEAIQARERGYSTDNEEFMEDMIAVAVPILEGNGRMVSTLSFHAPVQRLAMPDAIGHVERLKTAARRLSELLSEGEPIAADSRAE, from the coding sequence ATGGCAGACGACGGCGAAAGAGAAGGCGCGATTCCCACCAACCTGCGATTGCTGCTCGTCCTCGAAGCCATGGCCGAAGCCGGGGTGCCCGTCACCCCGACCGAAGTGAACGAAAGACTCGGCCTGCCCAAGCCCACGATCCACCGGCTGTTCACGACGCTGGAAAACGAGGGCTTCATCCAACGCGAAATCGATGGCCGGGGGTATTCCCCCGGCCGCCGCATGCGCAAGATGTCGACCGGCATCCTGTCGTCCCTGCGGATCCGGACCGCACGTATCGCCATTCTCTCGAAACTGGCCGAGGAGATCGGCGAAACCAGCAATATCGCGATCCCGGACCGCGACGCGATGGTCTATCTCGACCGGGTGGAAACCAAATGGCCGCTGCGCATCCAGCTTCCGGTGGGCACGCGCGTTCCGTTCTACTGCACTGCCAGCGGCAAGATGTATCTCAGCAGCCTCGATCGCCGCCATCTGCGAAACTATGCCCTGTCCGCGCAACTGGACCCGCACACGAAACGTACGATCACCGACCCCGAAGCATTGATCGACGAGGCGATACAAGCGCGTGAACGGGGCTATTCGACCGACAACGAGGAATTCATGGAAGACATGATCGCCGTTGCGGTTCCGATCCTCGAAGGGAACGGGCGGATGGTGTCGACCTTGTCGTTCCACGCTCCGGTGCAACGGCTGGCGATGCCCGACGCCATCGGCCATGTCGAGCGGTTGAAAACCGCGGCGCGCCGGTTGTCGGAACTGCTGTCCGAGGGCGAACCGATTGCGGCCGACTCCCGCGCCGAATGA
- a CDS encoding sulfite exporter TauE/SafE family protein, producing MPDTMLLLQMLALLIVIGAFAGVLAGLLGVGGGIVLVPAFFYAFQTLGYGGPQLMQMCLATSLATIIVTSLRSVLSHNKKGAVDWQILRGWGPGIAVGAVLGVMVAASLRSVALQALFGVLGIVIGAYLGLGRAHWRLGEAMPGGLRRMVLSPIVGFLSVLMGIGGGSFGVPLMSLYNTPIHRAVATAAGFGVIIAVPSVLGFLLLQIDPAQRPPLTVGAVNLVAFGVVICMTLITTPWGVKLAHAMDPKPLKRIFAVFLTLVALNMLRKALGW from the coding sequence ATGCCCGATACGATGCTGCTGTTGCAGATGCTGGCCCTGCTGATCGTGATCGGCGCCTTTGCCGGGGTGCTGGCCGGTCTTCTGGGGGTGGGCGGCGGTATCGTGCTGGTGCCGGCCTTTTTCTATGCGTTCCAGACGCTGGGCTATGGCGGGCCGCAGCTGATGCAGATGTGCCTGGCCACCTCGCTTGCCACCATCATCGTGACCTCTCTGCGCTCGGTGCTCAGCCACAACAAGAAGGGCGCGGTCGATTGGCAGATCCTGCGCGGCTGGGGGCCGGGGATTGCGGTGGGCGCTGTTCTGGGTGTCATGGTCGCCGCCTCGCTGCGCTCGGTCGCGTTGCAGGCGCTGTTTGGCGTGCTGGGCATCGTGATCGGCGCCTATCTGGGGCTGGGGCGTGCCCATTGGCGGCTGGGCGAGGCGATGCCGGGCGGTCTGCGTCGCATGGTCCTGTCGCCCATCGTGGGGTTCCTGTCGGTGCTGATGGGGATTGGTGGCGGCAGCTTTGGCGTGCCGCTGATGAGCCTTTACAACACGCCCATTCACCGCGCGGTTGCCACCGCCGCCGGGTTCGGCGTGATCATCGCGGTGCCCTCGGTGCTGGGCTTCCTGCTTCTCCAGATCGACCCGGCGCAGCGGCCGCCGCTGACGGTGGGGGCGGTCAATCTGGTGGCCTTTGGCGTGGTCATCTGCATGACGCTGATCACCACGCCCTGGGGGGTGAAACTGGCCCATGCGATGGACCCCAAACCGCTGAAACGCATCTTTGCCGTGTTCCTGACGCTGGTGGCGCTCAACATGCTGCGCAAGGCGCTGGGATGGTAG
- a CDS encoding calcium-binding protein → MLTVLILLGTALTVGTIAWAIDENDDDDGGSGGEGEPTSDREFSGTDGHDLLQGNDLANWINGGTGDDTLSGAGGDDSIFAGSGNDSADGGTGNDVLRGKDGDDTLTGGAGDDLLHGSTGLDVLSGGAGTDTLQGGFGGDRLFGNSGDDSLDGGAGSDLIFGGDGNDSADGGTGDDVLRGQGGDDTLSGGDGADLLHGSTGLDHLYGDAGSDTLLGGYGGDHLSGGAGDDSLDGGVGPDVINAGEGNDTALGGTGDDRLSGQDGDDSLSGGDGADLLRGGLGRDVLLGGNQNDTLLGGYGPDSLYGEAGNDSLDGGTGGDLLDGGTGEDTIMGIVGRLGNAASGIQDELDRDTIIGGAGDDELWLGSGDQATGGGGEDTFVVGPWMQQSAVARIDDFNTVTDQLRIEVPTGSSGEVTIEEDPDTSGVALVLYDNVIVAQIDNAYPGLTVADIQVVENDDLVAAA, encoded by the coding sequence ATGCTTACGGTTCTCATTTTGCTTGGAACGGCTTTGACGGTTGGAACGATTGCCTGGGCAATTGATGAAAACGATGATGATGACGGCGGTTCGGGGGGCGAAGGGGAACCGACAAGCGATCGCGAATTCTCGGGAACCGATGGCCACGACCTGTTGCAGGGAAATGATCTGGCCAACTGGATCAACGGGGGCACCGGGGATGACACCCTGTCCGGCGCTGGCGGCGATGACTCGATCTTTGCCGGGTCGGGCAATGACAGTGCCGATGGCGGCACCGGCAATGACGTGCTGCGTGGCAAGGATGGCGACGATACGCTGACGGGCGGGGCTGGAGATGACCTGCTGCATGGCAGCACCGGCCTGGACGTTCTGTCGGGCGGCGCGGGCACTGATACGCTGCAAGGCGGCTTCGGTGGTGACCGCCTGTTCGGCAATTCCGGCGATGACAGCCTTGATGGTGGCGCCGGGAGCGACCTGATCTTTGGCGGCGACGGCAATGACAGCGCCGATGGCGGCACCGGAGACGATGTGCTGCGCGGGCAAGGGGGCGACGACACCCTGTCCGGCGGCGATGGGGCCGATCTCCTGCATGGCAGCACCGGGCTGGATCATCTCTATGGCGACGCGGGCAGTGACACGCTGCTGGGCGGGTATGGCGGCGACCACCTGTCGGGCGGTGCCGGGGATGACAGTCTGGACGGCGGGGTCGGGCCGGATGTGATCAACGCGGGCGAGGGGAATGATACCGCCCTTGGTGGCACCGGAGACGATCGGCTGAGCGGGCAGGACGGTGATGACAGCCTGTCTGGCGGCGACGGCGCCGACCTTCTGCGCGGCGGCCTGGGCCGGGATGTGCTGCTGGGCGGCAACCAGAACGACACGCTGCTGGGCGGGTATGGGCCCGACAGCCTGTACGGTGAGGCGGGCAATGACAGTCTCGATGGCGGCACTGGCGGCGATCTGCTGGATGGCGGCACGGGCGAGGACACGATCATGGGGATCGTCGGCCGCTTGGGCAATGCGGCCTCGGGAATTCAGGACGAACTGGACCGCGACACCATCATCGGCGGCGCGGGCGATGACGAGCTGTGGCTGGGCAGTGGCGATCAGGCCACCGGCGGCGGCGGGGAAGATACCTTTGTTGTCGGTCCATGGATGCAACAGAGCGCGGTTGCGCGGATCGACGATTTCAACACCGTCACCGATCAGTTGCGGATCGAGGTGCCCACCGGCAGTTCCGGTGAAGTGACCATCGAAGAGGATCCGGACACCAGCGGTGTCGCGCTTGTGCTGTATGACAATGTCATCGTTGCCCAGATCGACAATGCCTATCCCGGGCTCACCGTGGCCGATATCCAGGTTGTCGAGAATGACGATCTGGTTGCAGCGGCCTGA
- a CDS encoding TRAP transporter large permease: MTDGNWTILISVGVTFLFMLGVPVFLVIGYWVIGMSLVLGLPLINTGSALADVFTDGFALLAMPLFILTGDLINRSGIARRLSDFAYACLGWLRGGLAMASLGACGLFAAISGSNSATTATIGSMLHPEMVKGGYDERFSAATAAAGGTVGIIIPPSIIFIVYGFLMNLPISELFVAGIIPGAMMVGGMMLVAFFICSRNKWGHLIRLELARVLKTGLGAWLGFFAIGLVLWGIYTGKFSPTEAAGVTVGFCIIVGFVSLPIHALMGRPSEERDFRERGISEYLVVQGFSPLELPSITMRSAQITGILAPLIAVSVVMQQILSVLGAQEIIGDFVRGMGGYYAVLFTSMAIVFFAGMVLESLPVTIILAPILAPIAASVGVDPIQFGVIFLVGASIGFITPPYGLNLYVASGVTGVPYFRLLRYTVPYLFALLSVWIMVALLPALSTILIPSG, encoded by the coding sequence ATGACTGACGGAAACTGGACGATCCTCATCTCGGTCGGGGTGACCTTCTTGTTCATGCTGGGCGTGCCGGTCTTTCTGGTGATCGGCTACTGGGTCATCGGCATGAGCCTTGTTCTGGGCCTGCCGCTGATCAACACCGGCTCGGCGCTGGCCGATGTGTTCACCGACGGGTTCGCCCTGCTGGCGATGCCGCTCTTCATCCTCACCGGAGACCTGATCAACCGCTCCGGCATCGCCCGGCGGTTGTCGGATTTCGCCTATGCCTGCCTTGGCTGGCTGCGCGGCGGGCTGGCGATGGCCTCGCTCGGGGCTTGCGGCCTGTTTGCCGCCATCTCCGGCTCGAACTCGGCCACCACGGCGACAATCGGCTCGATGCTGCACCCCGAGATGGTCAAGGGCGGCTATGACGAACGCTTCTCGGCCGCCACCGCGGCGGCGGGCGGCACGGTGGGCATCATCATCCCGCCCTCGATCATCTTCATCGTCTACGGCTTCCTGATGAACCTGCCGATTTCCGAGCTTTTCGTGGCCGGGATCATTCCGGGCGCGATGATGGTCGGCGGCATGATGCTGGTGGCCTTCTTCATCTGCTCGCGCAACAAGTGGGGTCACCTGATCCGGCTGGAGCTGGCCCGGGTTCTGAAAACCGGCCTTGGCGCCTGGCTTGGCTTCTTCGCGATCGGGCTGGTCCTGTGGGGGATCTACACCGGCAAGTTCTCTCCGACCGAGGCGGCGGGTGTGACCGTCGGCTTCTGCATCATCGTGGGCTTCGTCAGCCTGCCGATCCATGCGCTGATGGGGCGCCCGTCCGAGGAACGCGATTTCCGGGAACGCGGTATCTCGGAATATCTGGTGGTACAGGGGTTCAGCCCGCTGGAACTGCCCTCGATCACCATGCGCTCGGCCCAGATCACCGGCATCCTGGCGCCGCTGATCGCCGTTTCGGTGGTGATGCAGCAGATCCTGTCGGTACTGGGCGCGCAGGAGATCATCGGGGATTTCGTGCGCGGGATGGGTGGCTACTATGCCGTTCTGTTCACCTCGATGGCGATTGTCTTCTTTGCCGGCATGGTGCTTGAAAGCCTGCCCGTCACCATCATCCTCGCCCCGATCCTCGCGCCGATCGCGGCCTCTGTCGGGGTCGATCCGATCCAGTTCGGCGTGATCTTCCTTGTCGGTGCCTCGATCGGCTTCATCACCCCGCCTTACGGGCTGAACCTCTATGTCGCCTCGGGCGTGACAGGCGTGCCCTATTTCCGGCTGCTGCGCTACACGGTGCCTTACCTGTTCGCCCTGTTGTCGGTCTGGATCATGGTGGCGCTGCTTCCGGCTCTCTCGACAATCCTGATCCCGAGCGGGTAA
- a CDS encoding TRAP transporter small permease gives MTTIMSDIAEIFRAVLSNDAWMISESLKTDAAWVLGGVVTLLGSALFLAIYHYFPWVERKFEATVMVSTYLLIGAIIFVEVFRRFVLNVQAPWSTTLPPFMFLIMTWAGCAYNVKLRTHLAFAEFRSNMPRPLQFLCLSLDALLWIGFAWIVIVTSTQVAANSAANFQILLGTDNVLQWWFLVSVPLSFILIAARALENWLEDLRNYRDGSDLIAAVSIGAD, from the coding sequence ATGACCACTATCATGAGCGACATCGCCGAGATATTCCGCGCTGTCCTGTCAAACGACGCCTGGATGATCAGCGAGTCCCTCAAGACCGATGCCGCATGGGTCCTGGGTGGCGTCGTGACCCTGCTGGGCAGCGCGCTGTTTCTGGCGATCTATCACTACTTCCCATGGGTCGAGCGCAAGTTCGAAGCCACCGTCATGGTGTCAACCTATCTGCTGATCGGCGCGATCATCTTTGTCGAGGTCTTCCGGCGCTTTGTCCTGAACGTGCAGGCGCCGTGGTCCACCACCCTGCCGCCCTTCATGTTCCTGATCATGACCTGGGCGGGTTGCGCCTATAACGTCAAGCTGCGCACGCATCTGGCCTTTGCCGAGTTCCGCAGCAATATGCCCCGGCCACTGCAGTTTCTTTGCCTGTCGCTCGATGCGCTCCTGTGGATCGGCTTTGCCTGGATCGTCATCGTGACCTCGACCCAGGTGGCCGCCAATTCGGCCGCGAATTTCCAGATCCTGCTGGGCACGGACAATGTCCTGCAATGGTGGTTCCTGGTCTCGGTCCCGCTCAGCTTTATCCTGATCGCTGCGCGCGCGCTGGAAAACTGGCTCGAGGACCTGAGAAACTATCGTGACGGAAGTGACCTGATCGCCGCCGTATCCATTGGCGCTGACTGA